One window from the genome of Pyrus communis chromosome 16, drPyrComm1.1, whole genome shotgun sequence encodes:
- the LOC137721555 gene encoding transcription factor bHLH18-like encodes MDVSSAKWFSELGMDYSFIPQCHLNSLDEGFNAHDIGTALGENFKQSFSSESYSSYSNLTTKNATTTTTIASSGGSSINETSHGTSFERPAKLLKTSSWNSSITENVSPKPCSSSSQILSFENLNSPLPSKPQNFCNKFKPALKPKDEAPSQINLQFSHAQDDEAKGRSQGTKRPCPTSRTPSHAQDHIMAERKRREKLSQRFIALSAIVPGLKKMDKASVLGDAIKHVKELQERVKVLEERSKKRTVESVVFVKKSQLSADDDTSSCDENFDGCGPDEAALPEIEARVSEKDVLIRIHCEKQKGVVVKILSEIEKLQLSVVNSSVLPFGASTLDITIMSQMDDGFNMTVKDLARKLRVALLPFM; translated from the exons ATGGACGTATCATCAGCCAAATGGTTTTCTGAATTG GGAATGGACTACAGTTTCATTCCTCAATGCCACTTGAACAGTCTAGATGAAGGGTTTAATGCACATGATATTGGCACTGCCCTTGGGGAGAATTTCAAACAATCTTTCTCTTCTGAGAGCTATTCCTCTTACTCAAATTTGACAACCAAAAACGCCACAACCACGACGACCATTGCATCAAGTGGTGGTTCATCCATTAATGAGACTTCTCATGGCACCAGCTTTGAGAGGCCAGCCAAACTGCTCAAGACTAGCAGCTGGAACTCTAGCATCACAGAAAATGTTTCACCAAAGCCTTGCTCTTCCTCCTCCCAGATTCTTTCTTTTGAGAACTTGAACTCGCCActgccttccaagcctcaaaATTTTTGTAATAAATTTAAGCCTGCGTTGAAGCCAAAGGATGAGgcaccttcccaaattaatttgcAGTTTTCACATGCTCAAGACGATGAAGCAAAAGGCCGTAGCCAGGGCACTAAGAGGCCTTGCCCAACAAGTAGAACACCTTCACATGCTCAAGACCACATAATGGCTGAAAGAAAGCGGAGAGAAAAGCTCAGCCAGCGGTTCATAGCTCTTTCTGCGATCGTTCCTGGCCTAAAGAAG ATGGACAAAGCTTCTGTTCTTGGAGATGCTATAAAGCATGTGAAGGAGCTTCAAGAAAGGGTGAAAGTGCTTGAGGAACGATCAAAGAAAAGAACTGTGGAATCCGTGGTATTTGTGAAAAAGTCTCAACTCTCCGCTGATGATGACACCTCTTCATGTGATGAAAACTTTGATGGTTGCGGCCCCGACGAAGCTGCACTCCCAGAAATTGAAGCAAGAGTTTCAGAAAAGGATGTATTGATTCGAATCCACTGCGAGAAACAAAAAGGAGTTGTGGTGAAAATACTAAGCGAAATTGAAAAGCTTCAATTATCTGTGGTTAATAGCAGCGTCTTGCCATTTGGGGCCTCCACACTAGACATAACCATTATGTCTCAG ATGGATGATGGATTCAATATGACAGTGAAGGATCTAGCAAGAAAGTTGCGAGTGGCTCTGTTGCCTTTCATGTGA